A genomic stretch from Anaerolinea thermophila UNI-1 includes:
- a CDS encoding HD domain-containing phosphohydrolase: protein MAALIPPGWRALLVPMRAGQEQLGILMVVVEAPRKFSEAEVNLVQTAGDIIGSVLHRAQLDAEVRTRLEQLTSLHEIDTAISSSHNLKATANILLQQCLRMLKVDAALLYEFDPVNLHLDCVATLGLNTARLEHIRVRAGETVVGKAMLEGVLTGGNMEWQTLPAGTHDRLMWEKGFRQIFAVPLVSKSRVVGVLEVCRRKTPPATKEWLELLNTLAGQAAIAIENARLFEDLQRTNAELMVAYDATLEGWALALGLRDSNTEDHTRRVVEATVELGKAMGLSEVDLIQLRRGAILHDIGKLGIPDTILLKPSFLTEEEREIMRRHPLYAREWLSRIPYLRQAMDIPTYHHEHWDGSGYPYGLRGEQIPLGARIFSVVDVWDALSTDRPYRKAWPRDKVLHYIRAQAGLQFDPQVVKVFLQSIERIEKILEKGHFVP from the coding sequence GTGGCGGCGCTGATTCCGCCGGGCTGGCGCGCCCTGCTGGTGCCCATGCGTGCCGGACAGGAACAACTGGGTATTTTGATGGTCGTGGTGGAAGCCCCCCGCAAGTTCAGCGAAGCAGAGGTGAATCTGGTGCAGACAGCGGGCGATATCATTGGCAGTGTGTTGCACCGTGCGCAACTGGATGCTGAGGTGCGCACCCGCCTGGAACAACTGACCTCACTGCACGAGATTGATACCGCTATTTCTTCCAGTCACAACCTGAAAGCCACTGCCAATATCCTGTTGCAGCAGTGCCTGCGCATGCTCAAGGTGGATGCCGCCCTGCTGTACGAGTTTGACCCCGTCAACCTGCACCTGGATTGTGTGGCGACCCTGGGGCTGAACACCGCCCGCCTGGAACACATCCGCGTGCGTGCGGGCGAGACGGTGGTAGGCAAAGCCATGCTGGAAGGTGTGCTGACCGGCGGGAACATGGAATGGCAGACCCTGCCTGCCGGCACGCACGACCGCCTGATGTGGGAGAAGGGCTTCAGGCAGATTTTTGCCGTGCCGCTGGTGAGCAAATCCCGCGTGGTGGGGGTTCTGGAAGTGTGCCGCCGTAAGACGCCCCCCGCAACGAAGGAATGGCTGGAGTTGTTGAACACGCTGGCAGGACAGGCAGCCATTGCCATCGAAAACGCCCGCCTGTTTGAGGATTTACAACGCACCAATGCCGAGTTGATGGTGGCTTACGATGCCACCCTGGAAGGCTGGGCGTTAGCCCTGGGACTGCGCGACAGCAATACCGAAGATCACACCCGCCGGGTGGTGGAAGCCACCGTGGAACTGGGTAAAGCCATGGGGTTAAGCGAGGTAGATTTGATTCAACTGCGCCGTGGCGCCATTTTGCACGACATCGGCAAACTGGGCATTCCCGATACTATCCTGCTCAAGCCCTCATTCCTTACCGAAGAAGAGCGGGAGATTATGCGCCGCCATCCGCTTTATGCCCGTGAATGGCTCTCGCGCATCCCTTACCTGCGGCAAGCCATGGACATTCCTACTTATCACCATGAACACTGGGATGGGAGTGGCTACCCCTACGGTTTGCGTGGCGAGCAAATCCCCCTGGGGGCGCGCATCTTCTCGGTGGTGGATGTGTGGGATGCCCTCTCTACCGACCGCCCGTACCGCAAAGCCTGGCCTCGCGACAAGGTCTTGCACTACATTCGGGCGCAAGCCGGTTTGCAATTTGACCCGCAGGTGGTTAAGGTGTTCCTGCAGAGCATCGAGCGCATCGAGAAGATTCTGGAAAAGGGGCATTTTGTCCCCTGA
- a CDS encoding PAS domain S-box protein, which translates to MAGSLFSSFSRKALWSADASPAGSRFSFLEVLILTTGGGIAAGSLALWLTAHTAPIFLLVNAAFVLVLAGVWAVRLWLSSEVIRVLLFFLFWAHYFVVLMFTGGVQSPAAGMLLILIYVSGLLLGLKGSLVSILLGAGSLLVLFWMEQFGRLPPSSLPQTPLMEILFRFVIGAVFILIVYFTSRMLENYQRSLQAELTERQAAQNALALQTGQLQMVLEKSFDAFILVDETGRVVEWNPGAERLLGYCREEILGQPAVKVLERIAIPAYRTPSALSKLESVFEQALKTGKSPFFNRKTETRFLDASGEIKICELNSFALPTPLGYRIGMMLRDITSEREVREQLRLRLRHLETLNRLSTLSREEARVSPFLEKALDLLLPVLDVPAGGVAQVDKENGCYYPMATRGWVKSFEGKAFPLQGGLVEKTILQDARCSARTCAWTPGRIRKWRR; encoded by the coding sequence ATGGCCGGTTCTCTTTTTTCGAGTTTCTCCAGGAAAGCCCTGTGGTCGGCAGATGCCTCACCGGCAGGTTCACGATTCTCGTTCCTGGAAGTGCTCATCCTCACCACCGGCGGCGGGATTGCGGCTGGCTCGCTGGCACTCTGGCTGACCGCGCACACGGCGCCGATTTTTTTGCTGGTAAATGCCGCTTTTGTGCTGGTGCTGGCGGGGGTGTGGGCTGTGCGCTTGTGGCTCTCTTCTGAGGTCATCCGCGTCCTGCTCTTTTTCCTCTTCTGGGCGCATTATTTCGTGGTGTTGATGTTCACCGGCGGGGTGCAAAGCCCGGCGGCGGGCATGTTGCTCATCCTGATTTACGTCTCCGGGTTACTGCTGGGCTTGAAGGGGAGCCTGGTCTCCATCCTGCTGGGCGCGGGTTCGCTGCTGGTGCTGTTCTGGATGGAGCAATTTGGCAGGTTGCCGCCTTCCAGTTTGCCGCAAACCCCGCTGATGGAGATTCTCTTCCGCTTTGTCATTGGGGCTGTTTTTATCCTCATCGTTTACTTTACCAGCCGCATGCTGGAAAATTATCAGCGTTCTCTGCAGGCGGAACTGACTGAAAGGCAAGCCGCGCAGAATGCCCTTGCCCTGCAGACCGGGCAACTGCAGATGGTGCTGGAGAAAAGTTTTGACGCCTTCATCCTTGTGGACGAGACCGGCAGGGTGGTGGAGTGGAATCCCGGCGCGGAGCGTTTGCTGGGCTATTGCCGTGAGGAAATTCTGGGGCAACCTGCTGTGAAGGTTCTCGAGCGCATTGCCATCCCGGCTTACCGAACACCTTCTGCCCTGTCTAAACTGGAAAGTGTCTTCGAGCAAGCCCTCAAGACCGGCAAAAGCCCTTTTTTCAACCGCAAGACCGAGACCCGTTTTCTTGATGCCAGCGGAGAAATCAAAATTTGCGAATTGAACAGTTTTGCCCTGCCCACCCCGCTGGGATACCGCATCGGCATGATGCTGCGCGACATCACCAGCGAGCGCGAGGTGCGGGAACAATTGCGCCTGCGCCTCAGGCACCTGGAAACCCTGAACCGCCTTTCCACCCTTTCCCGTGAAGAAGCCCGCGTTTCTCCCTTCCTTGAGAAAGCCCTGGATCTGCTTCTGCCCGTGCTGGACGTGCCAGCAGGCGGCGTTGCCCAGGTGGATAAAGAGAACGGATGCTACTACCCGATGGCGACACGCGGTTGGGTAAAGTCTTTTGAAGGCAAGGCTTTTCCCCTGCAGGGTGGGCTGGTGGAAAAAACCATCCTGCAGGATGCCCGCTGTTCAGCGAGGACCTGTGCCTGGACCCCCGGGCGAATCCGGAAGTGGCGGCGCTGA